The nucleotide window CGGAGTTCTCGCTAACTCCCCCGATGGAGACGGTGTTGTTGGAAACGCGTGCTGAAGTGTAGAACACCTCTATCCCGTCCGCGCTGTCGCCTAAAACCTCAACAGCGTTGCCGTAAACGTCGCTTGGTGTTTCCCCCTCGTACAGGTATATCCCCACTCCCTGAAAGCCCGAAACACTGACCTCGCTGTCCCTGACGACGTTGTTCCCGCCGTAGCTGAGGTATATCCCGTAATGCTCGCTCTCCTCCGTCTCCGCAATTCTGACCGTGACGTTTTCAACGGTGCAGTTCACGCCGCCGTCCACCCAGATGCCGATGTTCGATAGGGCGGTGGTAACGTTGAAGCCCCTCACCGTAACGTTGTCCGAGCTCACGTAGAAGACGGGTTTCATTCCCTTCTCCACTCCCGAGCCATCACCGCTGACCACCGCACCTTCAGCAGTTTCCACTGTAAGGGGCTTGCTGATCTTCACGCTCTCACCGTATCTGCCGGCGAGGACCACGACCCTGCCACCCTTGACCGCGTTCTTCAGGCCATCCTCAAGCGGCGTCTCGCTGGGGTTGAAGCTTCCTCCCTCGTACCACCAGCCGCTCTCGTTTACGTAGACGGTTTGAGATGGAACCTGGGTCGTTGCCGTGTCGTTCACCCAGGTGGTGTTCACGTTTCCCGAGTGATCCCTCGTGAGAATTCCAATCGTGTGCGTTTCCCCGGGGGAAAGTCCATCCAGCAGCCATTCGCCCTCGTCCGTCTCGCCCCGGAATTTTCCGTCGATGTACACCAGGGCGGTATCGAAGTCTTCGTCCCGGGGATTGTCCCACGTCCAGCGGATGTAGTCCACGCCCACCTCATGGGAGAGGTTTTCAACGGTCCCGGGGGGAGTATCGTCCTCCTCGCTCGCGTTCACGTAGAAGCTCACCCTCGATTCCGCCAGCTCGTCGCCGGCAATGGCGTAAACCACGAGCCGGTTTTCACCGCCCTGAGCAGTTATGGTCGTGTTCGGCTTGAACGTGACGTTTTCCCCGCCGTTGAGGGAGTACCTCCACTCCTGAACGGGTTTGTTGGCGGTAACGTTCAGGTCTATCGTGTACGTACTGTAAACCCTCTCCTCCGGCGAGAGGATGGCTATCTCAAGGTTCTCTTCCGTCGGTGTATAGCCGTATTCAACCGCTATATCATCGAAGTACAGGTGGGAATCAACCGGGGTATCGTCCCAGCCCCCTATTACGAGCTGGAAGTGTGTGACGCCCTTCATCCCCGCCGTGTACACGGTTTTCACGAGCACGCCGCCCTCCCAGTACTCAAAGCGGTCCTCGTACAGAACCACCCTGAAATCGATGTAATCCCTCGGAATCGTCCGGTAGTCGGTTATCGAGCCCTCCGGTCTGTCGTAAGCTATCTTGTCCGACGGCCAGCTGACGTAGCGAACGCCCACGTAGTTCCCGGAGTCGGCATCGTAGATTCTAAGCCACATCTCTGCCGTCCCAGGATCGGTGAACTTCCACCTTCCCGAGAACACCACGTAGCTCCAGTTGCCCACCGTGATCACGGAACTCCTTAAGAAGGCGTGCTCGGTGGCGTAGTTCCCGGTCCTGCCCCCGTGGGTAACGAACTGGGCCTCCCCGTTTGCCTCGAGGTACCTGTTTCCATCGCCAGCGACCTCCTCGGTCCACTTATCCGTGTCGAGAACGTTGTCGTTGAAGTCGTCCTGGAAAACGTACGTATCCTGGGCCTGAACGGGGCGGGGAAAAGCCACGAAACCCACGTTTAGGTAGGAGCCGATTAAAAGATAGAGCAGAAAGAGCGTGCGCTTTTTCACGTGGATCACCCCCAACGCAAGAAGAGCCGGGCTGCACAGACACGGAAGCGTTATTAGAACGAGTTATTAGAGCCCACAGTCCGGGCTCCCCTTACGTTCATGTTCAAAGTTAGTCCTTCAAAGTATAATAATTTTTTGGTTCAATACTGAAATGTTGGAAAAGCTACAATAGGCGCTTCCTGGGCAATTACGACCAGTGAGGTATATCCCTGCCGGAACGTTTTTCTGATCCCGAGACGAGATCTGAGGGGTGAGAGGATGGAGGAGATCGAGCTCGCGAGGAAGTTTTACGCGGACGAGTACCAGGACTCGGTTCTCTATTCGAGCCTCGCGAAAGTGGAGAAGGACGAGAGGTTGAGGAACGAGTTCCTGAGGCTTTCGAACATAGAGGCGAAGCACGCCAAGTTCTGGCACGATTTCCTCAGGAGGAGAAACGCTGAAGTTCCGAGGGTCAGGGTTGGACGCCTTAAGATAACGTCCGTAAGGCTGCTCCGGAAACTCCTCGGTCCCGGCGCCGTCGCATCGCTCCTCGAGATGGGGGAGAACTCGGCCATCGAGAAGTACTACCGCTTTCTAACGAGCTTCGATTTAAGCGAGGAGGAGAGGATCGAGCTGTCGAAGGTTATCCTCGATGAGCTGGAACACGAGCACTTCTTCGCCGAGACCAAAAGGCGCTTCCATGCGGAGAACGTCAGGGACTTAGTCCTCGGGATGAACGATGGCCTGGTGGAGCTCCTCGGGGCCGTTACGGGGCTTTCGGCCGTCTACGTGAACTCTCCGAGGGTTGTAGGTATAAGCGGCCTCATCGTCGGCGTCGCAGGGGCCCTCTCTATGGCAATAGGGGCCTTCATATCCGTTAGATCCCAGAGGCAGGTCAACGAGAGCGTGAGAAGGCGCATGGAGGTTCTCTTCAAGGTGTCCCCCGAGCGGGCGAAGGAGGAGCTCTTCGAAAAGCTGACCGAAGTCGGAATACCCGAGGACGTCGCGGGGGAGGTGGCCGAGAGGCTCTCCTCCAACCACGACGCAATAATGAGGCTCCTCGTGGGGGAAGGGGGTGAAGAAAACGAGGTTCGGTCTGCGGTCTACACCGGACTGGCGTACCTGCTCGGTGTTCTCTTTCCGGTACTCCCGTACTTCTTGGCCCCGTCTTCCCTCGTGGCACTTCCAATCTCGATAGGCCTCGCCGGGGCCGCGCTCGCGGTGGTCGCGACTCTAATAGCCCTCCTCTCGGGCATCTCCCTGAAGACCAAGATAGCCGAGATGGTCTCGACAGGGCTTGGAGCGGCCTTCCTGAGCTACCTCTTCGGAAGGCTCATGGAGAACCTGTTCCACGTCTCGGCCCTCTGATTCCCTTTTTTGAAATACAGAAGAAAACGGAGAAAGAGCGAAAAGAGGCAACGATCAGACCGGCGTGACGTGGCCCCACTTCTCGAGGGCGCGAGCGAGCTCCTTGTGGGTCTTGGCGTACTCGTCGAGCGGGATTCCCTGCATTATGGCGTCGATGGCCTGTCTTACCGCCCTCGCTCCCGCTCCCGGTCCGTCCGGGTGGCCGAGGGTTCCACCGCCGAGCTGTAAAACAATGTCCTTTCCGAGGGCCTCTATGACCGGCTCGATGTTGCCCGGGTGGAGACCGCCTGAGCTGGTCGGGAAGGCTGGCTTCATGCCGTAGAACTTCTGCTCGAGGTGGAAGACGTCGTTCTCGTCCGGGGTGTAGGTTTCCTCCCTGAGAATCCTCGCGTTCTGGATGACGTCCCATTTTCCACCCTCGAGCTTTCCGGCGCCGGCGGTTCCAACGTGGAGCTGGTCAATTCCTATAATCCTGTAGAGCTTGGCCAGGACGAACATCGAGATGCCGTGGTACTTGTTCCTCGTGAAGGCCGCGTGCATCGCCCTGTGGCCGTGAATGGCCAGCCCGTAGTCGGCCGCCAGGTCGCGGATGTACTCGAGCGCTCCCCAGCCGGTTATGACGACGTCAACCATCGCGTGCTTGAGTCCGAGGTCTGCCAGAATCTCAAGGCGCCTCTCCATCTCGCGAACGTCTGCGGTGATGTTGGCGAACCAGGTCTTCTTCTCGCCGGTCTCGTTCTCGACCTTGTCGATGACCCTCGCCACTATCTCCGCCCTCTCGTCGAAGCGGTTGTACCAGGGGCTCGTGAGGTTCTCGTCGTCCTTCATGTAGTCCGCACCGTTGGAGAGGAGCTCGTAGGCTAGCTTTTCAAACTCCTCCGGCGAGTAGCCTACCTTGGGCTTGGGGACGACGCCGTAGAGGGGTCTGTCATAGATTTCGAGCATCTTCCTGACGCCCTCGATACCGAAGGCCGGCCCGTTGAAGTTCCTGAGGACTATCTCGGGAATGTAGAGGTCCTCAAGGCGAAGACCCTTAACGCGCTTCATTCCGAAGACGTTTCCGGCTATACTCGCGAGAAGGCCCGGTAAATTCCACTCCTCGAAGGCGTGGAACGGGTAGGCGATCCTGACGATCCAGCTTCCGTCGCCCATGTCGATGAAGTCGTAGGCCTTAGCTGAAAGGTCGGCCCAGCGCTCCTGCTCGTACCAGGGGTAAAGGGTCGTCCAGGTTCCGGTCGAGCTCTCGGCGGCGACTGCACCTGCGGCCGCCTCGATGGTGTATCCCTCAGCAGGGGTAACGCGGAAAACCGCTATTATGTCCCTCTTCTTGTTCGGCTCGTAGCCCTTGTCCACGTAGTAGTCGTATATCTTGTCGAACTTCTCAACCATTTCCAACCACCTCAACGGATTTTTCTCCCTTCCGGCTATTAAGCCTTCCGGCAAGGGGCAAAAAACTTGGAAAGCTGGGTTTATTAAGCTTTCGCCCCAGATCTGGGCAGAGAAAAGAAAAGGGGTCAGCCCCTGCGGAGAACGATCAGGCTCACGGGCGGGACGTCAAGGCTGTTGCTGTAGCTCCCGCTCCCGGGCCACACCTCCTCCCACGTTCCAGGGGGAAGGGGTATCTCCGCCCGTGCCTCCCCGTTGTTGGCCACAACGAGAACCTCGTTCCCGTGTCCGCGGAAAAATGCAATTACGCCGTCTTTCGCCATGTAAAAGCTTATCTTGCTGCTGGTCAGGGCGGGGACGCTCTCCCTTAGCTTTCCAAGGCTCCTGTAGTGCTCAACGAGGCTGGTGTTGCACTCGTCCCACTGGAGTGGATAGCGCTGCTCGTCGTAGTGGTTTTTGTCCCCCAGAAAGCCGCACTCGTCGCCCTGGAACGTCACAGGCATGCCCGGCAGCGTGTAGAGCAGGGCGGAGAGGAGCTTGAGCCTTTTAACGGCTTCGGGCTTTGGCTCCTCTCCAAGTTCCCCGCCGCCGAGATCGGTCAGGGCCCTCGACGTGTCGTGGGAATCGACGAGGTTGAAGCCCATGGCAACCACGTTTTCACCGTACGAGGCGTAGTACTTCCCGAGCAGGTTGAGGGCCGTTTTTCCGCTGAGGGTTCCCCGGGCGTAGGGCAGGAGGATGTCCCTTCCGAGGGCGTAGTTCATGAGGGAGTCGAATTTATCTCCCCTAACCCACTCGGGCGAGAGCGTCCAGATCTCCCCTACGAGGTAGGCGTCGGGATGCCTCTCCTTGATCCTCTCCCTGAACTCGCGGAAGAACTCGTCGGCGTTCACGAGGTCCGCGGGGGTGTCCACTCTGATCCCGTCGAAGCCGAAGTCGAGCCACTTCATTGCCGCGCCAAAGAGGTAATCCTTCACCTCGGGGTTCGTCGTGTTCAGCTTTGGAAGGCTTCCCAGCCCCCACCAGCCCTCGTAGGCGCTCCCGTCACCGAGCTTGAAGGGCCAGCGCTTTATGAAGTACCAGTGCCAGTAGGGGCTCTTCCTGCCGTTTTTCCACACGTCAAGGAACTGCTCCGCCCCGATTCCGCTGTGATCCGGCACGAAGTCAAAGATCACCCTTATACCCCTCCTGTGGGCCTCGGTGAGGAAGAGCTTGAGCTCGGCCTCGGTTCCGAACTTCGGATCAACCCGGTAGTAGTCGTAGGTGTCGTAGCCGTGAACGCTGCCCGAGAGAAAGATCGGGTTCAGGTAGATGAGCTTCACTCCAAGGGAGCTGAGGTAATCGAGTTTCTCAGTTATGCCCGCTATGTCCCCTCCGAAGTACTGGTGGCAGCAGTGAAGCGGCGTTATCGGATCGCTCCAGTTGGAGAGGATCGGCTTTTCGTTCGTCATCTGGTTGTAGATCAGCTCGTCGTGGTCGAGTGCGAGGGCATCGTTGCTCCGGTTGCCGTTGAAGAACCTGTCCGGGAAGATCTGGTAGCCAATGGCCCTGCTGACCCACTCGAGCTGGGGGAAGCGGTTCGTGCCGTCGAAGTGGAAGTACTTGGCTTTGGAGCTGTTGAGGACCACGAACTCGGTTCCGTTCACATCGAGCACGAAGTGGTAGTCGAAGGCCCTCACAGGAAGCTCGGCGCGCCAGACCTCACCGGAATCCCACCAGACCTGCTTCTCCATCGTGAAGTTCCCGATGGTAGTTACCAGAACCGCCGAATCAACCAGCCCGGGATCGACCTCGAAGCGCACCACGGTTCTGTTGTCGGCTATTGAGAGGTACGCCGGATCGAGGGGATTGTGCTCGATCTTCAGCGCCGATTCGCCCTTTACCACCTTTATCGCGTTCTTCCCGCCGTAGCCGTCATCGACGTAGCCATCTGCCGTTGGATCTGCCTTGGACATGTCCTCTATCCAGTGGCCGTCGACGTAGAACTTGTACTCGTAGGTTCCCGGCTTGAGGCAGATCCTGAGGTACCACTTCCCGTCCGGCTTTTTGTGCATCAGCCACTGGCTCCAGCCGTTGAAAGTGCCCCTGAGGCTGACCATCTTCACCGTCTTGTTTCCCGGGTCATAGACGAACTCCACCGGAACCTTGCCCGGCGGACAGGAACCGGAGGAACCCGAGAGGTAGATGACCCTGTACTCGCGGGCCGGAGTGGGGGTCGTTGTCGCGGTCGCTGTGGATTCAGTGGTAGTTGTGGTTGTGATTGATGTTGTTGAGGTTGTAGTTGTTGAGTACTGCGTGGAGGTCGTTGATTCAGTCGTCGTGGAGGGGACCGCCGTGGTGGACGATTGGCTAATTGGACTCGAACTCGTTTTCGAGGTTCCTCCACCGAGACAGCCGGCGGCGAGAACCCCGCCGATCAGGAGAAGGAGGAGCGCGAGGGCAACCTTTCTACCCACATGTATCACCTGGAGTGAGTAAAGGAAAGGGTATATTAGGGTTTTGCTCACCCGAGTTCTACGAGTGGGTCGCCGGTGTTCACGGTGTCCCCTTCCTTCACGTAGATTTTCTTCACAACGCCATCTTTCGGAGCCGGAATCTCGTTCTCCATCTTCATGGCCTCAAGCACAACCAAACCCTGGCCAGTCTTGACCTCCTGCCCCTCGCTCACGAGAACCCTCAGGATTTTCCCGGGCATTGGGGCGGTAACTGTGTTGGGCGAGGCACTCGCGGGGGCCGGCGAAGGAGCCGGCGCCGGAGCGGAGACAGGAACCGACGCAGGAGCTGCTGATGGAGCGCTGACCTGAACCGGAACGGCCCCCTGAACCCCCGATAGGTATCTGAGCGCGTTCAAATCTACGCCCTCGATACCGACCTCGAACTCGACACCGTTGACGTATATCTTCACCTTCGAGGCCTTCTTGGGCGGTTCGACCTTCACCCGCCCTTCAGCCCTCACCCTGAAGAACTCGAGGGCTACCTCTGGGAAGAGGCAGTAGGTTAGAACGTCCTCCTCCTTGTGGAGGTAACCGAGTTCCTCGAGCTTCCTCCTGCACTCCTCGAGTTGGGGCTTGAGCAGGCTTCCCGGCCTCTCGGTTATCGGCTCCTCGTCGCCGAGAACGAGCCTTTTGAGTTCCGGGTTTATCTCCGCCGGCGGCCTTCCGTAGAGTCCCCTGATGTAGTCCTTGACCCCCTGTGTTATCTGCTTGTATCGGCCAAAGAGGACGTTGAGGACGGCCTGCGTTCCAACTATCTGGCTCGTCGGCGTCACGAGCGGTGGCCAGCCCAAATCTTCCCTAACGCGCGGAATCTCCTCGAGAACCTCATCGAGCCTGTCGAGGGCGTTCATCTCCTTGAGCTGGGCGATGAGGTTGGAGAACATTCCGCCGGGAACCTGGTACTTGAGGACGTAGGGGTTCACCATGAGCGTCTCCTTGTGAAGTAACCCCCAGTACTTCTCCTCGAGCAGTTTCTTGAGGTAGCGGGAAACCCGGTGGATTAGCTCCCTGTCGAGGTGGCTTCCTACCGCCTCGGGAAGGGCGTGCCATATCGTCTGTATTCCAGGCTGGGCGGTTCCAAAGGCGAGCGGGCTTATGGCGGTGTCTATGTAGTCGGCTCCGGCTTCCACCGCCTTCAGGTAGGTCGCCACCGCCATTCCAGTGGTCGAGTGGGTGTGGACGTTAACCGGGACGCCGTAGGTCTCCTTTATCTCGCTGACCAGCTCGTAGGCCTTCCAGGGAGTCAAAAGGCCCGCCATGTCCTTAATCGTTATGACATCAACGTCAAGCCTTAGGAGCTCCTCGACCTTCTTCATGTAGTACTCCAGCGTGAAGACTTTGCCGGTTGTGTAAGCTATCGCCCCCTGAACCTCCGCCCCAACTTCTTTGGCCTTTTTTATTGCCACTTCCATGTTCCTGACGTCGTTGAGGGCGTCGAAAATCCTGAATATGTCTATTCCGTTCTTGTGGGCAAGCTCCACGAACTTCTCGACGACGTCGTCCTGATAATGCCTGTAACCGACGACGTTCTGACCCCTCAGCAGCATTTGGAGCTTCGTCTTCCTTATGTGCTCCCTGAGGAGCCTTAACCTCTCCCAGGGGTCTTCCTTGAGATAGCGTATGCAGACGTCGAAGGTGGCCCCGCCCCAAACCTCCATCGAGTAGAAGCCTATTTTGTCCATTGTCTCCGCTACCTTAAGCATATCCTCCGTCGTCATCCTCGTCGCTATGAGCGACTGATGAGCGTCACGGAAAGTCGTGTCTATAATCTCAACCCTCGCCAACTCCATCACCTCCCGTGTCCAGAAAAGTACACGGCCTTAAAAGCCTTACGACAGAAAAAGAAGAAGAGTTAGACAATCGCCGAAATCAGAGCAGGCCCTCTGCCTTCGCCGCCTCCTCAGGGTCCTCGTTCCTGTGGACTACCCTGAGAAGGGCCTTTATGAAGGGCTCCGGGTTCTCGCGCTGGAAGATGTTCCTTCCGACGACCGCTCCAGAGCCACCGGCCTCTATGACCTCCCACACGAGCTTGAGGAAATCAACGGGGTTTTCCGTCTTCGCTCCTCCGCTAAGGAGAACGGGAACGCCAGCTGCTGCATCGACGACCTTTGCAAAGGTCTCCTTTGAGCCGGTCCAGTAGGTCTTTATCATGTCCGCACCGCTCTCTGCTGCAGCTCTCGCACCGTACATGACGACGCGGTAGTCCTCTTTCTTTCCGTACTTTTCGTTGATGTACGGGCCCCTTGGATAGGCGAACTGCACAACCGGGAAGCCGAGGTCGTGGGCGTAGCTCGCTATCTCCGCGAACTGACGCATCATGACGTCCTCCTGAGGTGAACCCCAGTAGACGGTCGCCGCTATCGCGTCGGCGCCGAGCTTCACGGCATCCTCAACGAAGCCGAGCTGGCTCTGGAGGAGCTGTTCCTCCTTGGGGCGGAGATTGGTCTTACTGGTGAGCTTTATCATCAAACCGACGTTGGGCTTGACCTCATCGCCGGCGATCCTCGCGATTCCGGGGAGCATCATCACGCCGTCTATCCCGGCCCTGACAACCTTGCGGAGGATTATCCTCGGGTTAACGTGCTCCCAGTGCTCCTCAAAATCGGTCGGTCCGTGCTCGAAGCCGTGGTCCATCGCGAAGATTAGGGCCCTTCCGTCCCTTCTAAAAAACCGCCGGAGTCTCCTCCGGATACCAACGCTCTGGTAGGGATCCATTTGCATCACCGTGAGTGATATATTGATTTGAGGGATTTAAGGTTTTCCCCGGAAACGGTTTAAAGGGTTTCGACGAGTGATGAATGGGTGTTCGACGTGAGGTGGAACGTGATAAGGCTCACGGAGGTCG belongs to Thermococcus sp. AM4 and includes:
- a CDS encoding VIT1/CCC1 transporter family protein: MEEIELARKFYADEYQDSVLYSSLAKVEKDERLRNEFLRLSNIEAKHAKFWHDFLRRRNAEVPRVRVGRLKITSVRLLRKLLGPGAVASLLEMGENSAIEKYYRFLTSFDLSEEERIELSKVILDELEHEHFFAETKRRFHAENVRDLVLGMNDGLVELLGAVTGLSAVYVNSPRVVGISGLIVGVAGALSMAIGAFISVRSQRQVNESVRRRMEVLFKVSPERAKEELFEKLTEVGIPEDVAGEVAERLSSNHDAIMRLLVGEGGEENEVRSAVYTGLAYLLGVLFPVLPYFLAPSSLVALPISIGLAGAALAVVATLIALLSGISLKTKIAEMVSTGLGAAFLSYLFGRLMENLFHVSAL
- the rbcL gene encoding type III ribulose-bisphosphate carboxylase, producing MVEKFDKIYDYYVDKGYEPNKKRDIIAVFRVTPAEGYTIEAAAGAVAAESSTGTWTTLYPWYEQERWADLSAKAYDFIDMGDGSWIVRIAYPFHAFEEWNLPGLLASIAGNVFGMKRVKGLRLEDLYIPEIVLRNFNGPAFGIEGVRKMLEIYDRPLYGVVPKPKVGYSPEEFEKLAYELLSNGADYMKDDENLTSPWYNRFDERAEIVARVIDKVENETGEKKTWFANITADVREMERRLEILADLGLKHAMVDVVITGWGALEYIRDLAADYGLAIHGHRAMHAAFTRNKYHGISMFVLAKLYRIIGIDQLHVGTAGAGKLEGGKWDVIQNARILREETYTPDENDVFHLEQKFYGMKPAFPTSSGGLHPGNIEPVIEALGKDIVLQLGGGTLGHPDGPGAGARAVRQAIDAIMQGIPLDEYAKTHKELARALEKWGHVTPV
- a CDS encoding alpha-amylase family glycosyl hydrolase, producing MGRKVALALLLLLIGGVLAAGCLGGGTSKTSSSPISQSSTTAVPSTTTESTTSTQYSTTTTSTTSITTTTTTESTATATTTPTPAREYRVIYLSGSSGSCPPGKVPVEFVYDPGNKTVKMVSLRGTFNGWSQWLMHKKPDGKWYLRICLKPGTYEYKFYVDGHWIEDMSKADPTADGYVDDGYGGKNAIKVVKGESALKIEHNPLDPAYLSIADNRTVVRFEVDPGLVDSAVLVTTIGNFTMEKQVWWDSGEVWRAELPVRAFDYHFVLDVNGTEFVVLNSSKAKYFHFDGTNRFPQLEWVSRAIGYQIFPDRFFNGNRSNDALALDHDELIYNQMTNEKPILSNWSDPITPLHCCHQYFGGDIAGITEKLDYLSSLGVKLIYLNPIFLSGSVHGYDTYDYYRVDPKFGTEAELKLFLTEAHRRGIRVIFDFVPDHSGIGAEQFLDVWKNGRKSPYWHWYFIKRWPFKLGDGSAYEGWWGLGSLPKLNTTNPEVKDYLFGAAMKWLDFGFDGIRVDTPADLVNADEFFREFRERIKERHPDAYLVGEIWTLSPEWVRGDKFDSLMNYALGRDILLPYARGTLSGKTALNLLGKYYASYGENVVAMGFNLVDSHDTSRALTDLGGGELGEEPKPEAVKRLKLLSALLYTLPGMPVTFQGDECGFLGDKNHYDEQRYPLQWDECNTSLVEHYRSLGKLRESVPALTSSKISFYMAKDGVIAFFRGHGNEVLVVANNGEARAEIPLPPGTWEEVWPGSGSYSNSLDVPPVSLIVLRRG
- a CDS encoding pyruvate/oxaloacetate carboxyltransferase, yielding MARVEIIDTTFRDAHQSLIATRMTTEDMLKVAETMDKIGFYSMEVWGGATFDVCIRYLKEDPWERLRLLREHIRKTKLQMLLRGQNVVGYRHYQDDVVEKFVELAHKNGIDIFRIFDALNDVRNMEVAIKKAKEVGAEVQGAIAYTTGKVFTLEYYMKKVEELLRLDVDVITIKDMAGLLTPWKAYELVSEIKETYGVPVNVHTHSTTGMAVATYLKAVEAGADYIDTAISPLAFGTAQPGIQTIWHALPEAVGSHLDRELIHRVSRYLKKLLEEKYWGLLHKETLMVNPYVLKYQVPGGMFSNLIAQLKEMNALDRLDEVLEEIPRVREDLGWPPLVTPTSQIVGTQAVLNVLFGRYKQITQGVKDYIRGLYGRPPAEINPELKRLVLGDEEPITERPGSLLKPQLEECRRKLEELGYLHKEEDVLTYCLFPEVALEFFRVRAEGRVKVEPPKKASKVKIYVNGVEFEVGIEGVDLNALRYLSGVQGAVPVQVSAPSAAPASVPVSAPAPAPSPAPASASPNTVTAPMPGKILRVLVSEGQEVKTGQGLVVLEAMKMENEIPAPKDGVVKKIYVKEGDTVNTGDPLVELG
- the fba gene encoding class I fructose-bisphosphate aldolase — translated: MDPYQSVGIRRRLRRFFRRDGRALIFAMDHGFEHGPTDFEEHWEHVNPRIILRKVVRAGIDGVMMLPGIARIAGDEVKPNVGLMIKLTSKTNLRPKEEQLLQSQLGFVEDAVKLGADAIAATVYWGSPQEDVMMRQFAEIASYAHDLGFPVVQFAYPRGPYINEKYGKKEDYRVVMYGARAAAESGADMIKTYWTGSKETFAKVVDAAAGVPVLLSGGAKTENPVDFLKLVWEVIEAGGSGAVVGRNIFQRENPEPFIKALLRVVHRNEDPEEAAKAEGLL